One window of Acropora palmata chromosome 1, jaAcrPala1.3, whole genome shotgun sequence genomic DNA carries:
- the LOC141890727 gene encoding putative G-protein coupled receptor 19, producing the protein MKEQADWFTMANGQHDRFHKETEYHKTLVKVNWLFLALGTLENILVCLVMSRVYKARASHSSSKLSSFFILHLAITDLIFRAVSFFRHISHLERMELSTEECKLTIFSSYTCAGVTFILLAAIAIDRYVHILFPIRSLRFAPKTYLVLLFIWIYAILVCSGFLASATVSGPRFSHHRHRWNTNSRIFLNLTGKKTLLRGYLEPPRHCIPGTLLTLSRQISFTIYFLFAFVVPLLCIVICYSRIIFFLWRKSKTTRMLNRHTAKAKLRAIVMFVKVFLSFLISWGPVMILDMIVSYTKPGSTRIDYVKTFPARPLFNCIALTSSIFNPIIYAFGDASFRRNLRLLLRFRTRRSMNVATVCPARQNNDCVQMTALNPRVSQ; encoded by the coding sequence ATGAAAGAGCAGGCTGACTGGTTCACGATGGCCAACGGACAGCATGATAGGTTTCATAAGGAAACTGAGTACCACAAAACATTGGTCAAGGTAAACTGGCTATTTCTTGCTTTAGGTACATTAGAGAACATCCTCGTTTGCCTTGTTATGAGCAGAGTTTACAAGGCGAGAGCATCTCATTCTAGTTCAAAGCTTTCCAGTTTCTTCATCCTTCATCTTGCCATCACAGATTTGATCTTCAGAGCTGTTAGCTTCTTTCGTCACATATCTCACCTGGAGCGCATGGAACTAAGCACAGAGGAATGCAAGCTAACCATATTTTCATCTTACACATGTGCAGGAGTGACATTCATTCTCCTTGCAGCGATTGCGATTGACCGTTACGTCCATATTCTGTTTCCAATTCGCTCTTTACGTTTTGCACCAAAAACATATttagttttgttatttatcTGGATTTATGCAATTCTGGTATGCTCTGGATTCCTCGCCAGTGCTACGGTCTCGGGGCCTAGATTCTCTCATCATCGACATAGGTGGAATACTAATAGCAGgattttcttaaatttaaCTGGGAAGAAGACCCTTTTGCGTGGTTACTTGGAGCCTCCGAGACATTGCATTCCGGGGACTTTGTTAACCTTAAGCCGCCAAATATCCTTcactatttattttttattcgcGTTTGTGGTACCGCTGTTATGCATTGTCATTTGCTACAGCAggataatattttttctgtgGCGAAAATCTAAGACAACTAGAATGCTCAACAGACACACGGCCAAGGCTAAGCTGCGAGCGATTGTAATGTTCGTAAaagtttttctcagttttctcATTAGCTGGGGGCCTGTTATGATTCTAGATATGATTGTGTCTTATACTAAGCCCGGATCGACAAGAATCGACTATGTTAAAACATTTCCAGCGAGGCCACTATTTAATTGCATCGCTCTAAcgagttcaatttttaacccGATCATATACGCGTTCGGCGATGCCAGTTTCCGGCGAAATCTTCGCCTTTTGTTGCGTTTTCGGACGAGGAGAAGCATGAATGTTGCCACAGTTTGTCCGGCAAGACAGAACAACGACTGTGTTCAGATGACTGCACTGAACCCAAGAGTTTCGCAATAA
- the LOC141890660 gene encoding uncharacterized protein LOC141890660 — protein sequence MYSFNEAPKVYVKIEPPDQDSLCNGSNSQMLFATESPSIKAEMTTSTSCPGVCQQSVSLVPQETGHEGPSLEEINADTNVVSIQITNVQGAMCNDNNFTDETNVNQLEVHVSELPRDHGKTKEDAPSNFDYGTQEKVEIAKGYEDEEYFNGVASQENGCSEQAVVESHANQSNPQEIVPLPEASHQEKEMPSRSSHHAQPYRETPKQSQPGILRSDHCAVPPQHEDNSAVLDYHYNNNNDRSAAKMTLHDTLPLYHVPVQDGVKSAHIASDNSVRYQPRNYQPEIPYHTVPSPHDSRRTPRYLQNCNVGARNPERENRCCDCRCHSPATSDSFFFPSFVEETQRPSVIMVPINWNNEASGISHMPWRDSVPHSLRLQNGSNYAVSSFDSDSSDDDGEEKQEKYFRMNIDGTTARFKLTKEDWDRIPINTFPSGGRLLSGDWTRIFLSKVKESNPWCSLRFKNNHVRSENSRKMHSAVFFRGGAECKRPECNVKVRFVIQKERGKYVDVTYVGNVCHSSEPGGGDAMTDKRRVKRVRRTYSS from the exons ATGTATTCGTTTAATGAGGCACCCAAAGTCTATGTGAAGATAGAACCGCCGGACCAAGATTCGCTTTGCAATGGATCGAACAGTCAAATGCTTTTTGCCACCGAAAGTCCTTCGATCAAAGCAGAAATGACTACCTCCACGTCGTGTCCTGGGGTCTGTCAACAGTCTGTCAGCTTGGTTCCACAGGAAACCGGTCATGAAGGTCCTTCTCTTGAAGAGATCAACGCTGACACAAATGTTGTGAGCATTCAGATCACTAACGTGCAAGGAGCAATGTGTAATGACAACAATTTCACTGACGAAACAAATGTTAACCAACTGGAAGTTCACGTGAGCGAATTGCCCAGAGATCACGGAAAAACCAAGGAAGATGCTCCATCGAATTTTGATTACGGTACACAGGAAAAGGTAGAGATAGCTAAAGGATATGAAGATGAAGAATATTTCAACGGCGTGGCTAGTCAAGAGAATGGGTGCTCGGAGCAAGCAGTAGTAGAATCACACGCGAACCAATCAAATCCCCAAGAAATTGTTCCATTACCAGAGGCCAGTCATCAAGAAAAGGAGATGCCAAGCAGATCAAGTCATCATGCACAACCCTACAGAGAAACTCCCAAACAATCGCAGCCAGGTATCCTAAGGAGCGATCATTGTGCagtcccaccacaacatgaagATAACAGTGCCGTGCTAGATTACCattataataacaacaatgacAGAAGTGCTGCCAAAATGACGCTACACGACACATTGCCTCTGTACCACGTGCCTGTCCAGGATGGAGTCAAGTCTGCGCATATCGCTTCAGACAACAGCGTACGTTACCAACCCAGGAATTATCAGCCAGAGATTCCCTATCACACGGTGCCCAGCCCTCATGATTCCCGTAGGACCCCGCGCTATCTCCAAAATTGCAATGTAGGGGCACGCAACCCCGAGAGAGAAAACCGCTGCTGTGATTGCCGCTGCCATTCGCCAGCAACAAGcgattctttctttttcccatCATTTGTTGAAGAAACCCAGCGGCCGTCGGTAATTATGGTTCCCATAAACTGGAATAACGAGGCCTCGGGAATCTCGCATATGCCTTGGAGG GATAGTGTACCTCACTCGCTTCGTTTGCAAAATGGGAGTAACTATGCTGTGTCTTCG TTTGATTCCGATTCCTCTGACGACGATGGCGaagaaaagcaagaaaagTACTTCAGAATGAACATTGACGGTACTACAGCAAGATTCAAGCTGACCAAAGAGGACTGGGACAGAATACCCATCAACACTTTCCCGAGCGGCGGCCGGTTGCTGAGTGGTGACTGGACTCGAATCTTTCTCAGTAAAGTAAAAGAAAGCAACCCATGGTGCAGTTTGCGCTTTAAGAACAATCACGTGAGGTCAGAAAATTCCCGCAAAATGCATTCAGCGGTGTTCTTCAGAGGAGGAGCGGAATGCAAGCGGCCAGAATGCAACGTTAAAGTGCGGTTCGTTATTCAGAAAGAGAGAGGCAAATACGTAGATGTGACGTATGTTGGAAACGTGTGCCACAGCAGTGAACCAGGAGGGGGTGACGCTATGACCGACAAGAGAAGAGTCAAACGTGTTCGCCGCACGTACTCGTCTTGA